TCGACCATATGCCCAATTCGTCGACCTGATCTGGCGGCAGGAACGGGTAGCGGGCGAACGCAATGCCTTTCGCCGTTAGAGCCGTCACTTCTGCCACGATGTCCGCAACCTCCCATCCGAGAATGGTGTAAGGCGCAGGCGTGAACTCCCCGGCGCGGGCGATGCGGATCATATTGCTTCCGGAGCGGAAGACGAGGGCGAAGCCATCGTCGGTGACGAAGTCCAGGCCAAGGGTCTCGGCGTAGAAGGCGCGGGCACGTTCTCCATCCCGCGTGGGGACAAAACCGATGATGGGGCTGGTCGAGAGCATTCGAGCGCGCCTTTCCGGGTCGGGCAGTGGGCCGGGCGCTGGGGCCAGGCGATTTTGCTACGCGGAAAGAATAGCTCACGGGTAGGATGAGCGCATCATCATTTCAAGAATCTATCTCTAGGGGCTCTGCGTGGTCTTACCCGGCGTGAACGATTCGGCGGAGCTGCATCTTTCCAGCGAGGCGGCGCTGGGCCAAAGGACGCTGCGCAAGGCGGCGTGGCGGCTGATTCCGCTGTTGTCGGTCTGTTACATGGTGGCGTTTATGGACCGCGCGAAC
This Granulicella aggregans DNA region includes the following protein-coding sequences:
- a CDS encoding VOC family protein, coding for MLSTSPIIGFVPTRDGERARAFYAETLGLDFVTDDGFALVFRSGSNMIRIARAGEFTPAPYTILGWEVADIVAEVTALTAKGIAFARYPFLPPDQVDELGIWSTPTGDKVAWFQDPDGNTLSLSQHHN